One region of Cydia fagiglandana chromosome 17, ilCydFagi1.1, whole genome shotgun sequence genomic DNA includes:
- the LOC134672432 gene encoding neuropeptide-like precursor 1 isoform X1: MREFRGMSTARNRGCLLLVAAVVLAFSSYIDQVVSMPALSAPNQWPTFPRRNIAALARAGYLRGSSAATFKRSISTLAKNGMLPTFRAPYDEADKQDADDGESHEKRNLASIARLRSYSAMKRNIQALARDGGYRGSGRAQYSQQADKRNVAALARNGMIHLHKKDMPGGDEYYFPFYQNPVEPPSDIDANEIYDWQQIVNPDMFPPLSQVYKRGGPMPQSEYENPDENDYAGYGTPSEMDDNWYFKRGSAGLPVLGMYRPTIGDQSTRTKRYILSLPDVIDRNDIHDSEDTENEDKRSVGSIPLTRISELGNISLVPKLSQIQTTPTYRRRQYLLTRTRPAASSTDH, from the exons ATGAGGGAATTTCGTGGGATGAGTACAGCAAGAAATCGCGGTTGCCTATTACTGGTTGCCGCGGTGGTTCTGGCCTTCTCTTCTTACATTGACCAG GTGGTGAGCATGCCCGCTTTGTCAGCTCCAAATCAATGGCCCACATTTCCCAGAAGAAATATAGCCGCTCTAGCTAGAGCAGGTTATTTGAGAGGAAGCTCCGCAGCTACTTTTAAAAGAAGCATTTCGACTTTAGCAAAAAATGGAATGCTTCCCacttttagagcaccgtacgatGAAGCCGACAAACAAGATGCTGACGACGGGGAGTCCCATGAGAAACGAAACTTGGCTTCAATAGCCCGATTGCGGAGCTATTCCGCCATGAAACGGAACATCCAGGCGCTGGCCAGAGATGGTGGTTATCGCGGAAGCGGGAGAGCTCAGTACAGCCAGCAAGCCGATAAGCGTAATGTAGCCGCCTTGGCTCGCAATGGGATGATACACTTGCACAAAAAGGACATGCCTGGTGGCGATGAATATTACTTCCCCTTTTATCAGAACCCTGTAGAGCCACCCTCCGACATCGACGCTAACGAAATATACGACTGGCAACAAATCGTAAATCCGGACATGTTCCCTCCCCTGTCACAAGTTTACAAGCGGGGTGGTCCCATGCCTCAAAGTGAATATGAAAACCCAGATGAGAATGACTACGCTGGGTACGGAACTCCTTCTGAAATGGATGACAATTGGTATTTTAAACGAGGGTCCGCTGGCTTGCCGGTGTTGGGAATGTATAGGCCTACCATAGGAGACCAAAGTACCAGGACTAAAAGGTACATTCTTTCTCTCCCCGATGTCATTGATAGGAATGACATTCATGACTCCGAGGACACAGAAAATGAGGACAAACGATCCGTAG GAAGCATTCCCCTGACGAGAATTTCGGAATTAG GCAATATATCCCTAGTGCCGAAGCTGAGCCAGATACAGACAACGCCGACTTACCGCCGCCGCCAGTACTTGCTCACACGCACCCGACCGGCCGCCTCCTCCACCGACCATTAG
- the LOC134672432 gene encoding neuropeptide-like precursor 1 isoform X3 — MREFRGMSTARNRGCLLLVAAVVLAFSSYIDQVVSMPALSAPNQWPTFPRRNIAALARAGYLRGSSAATFKRSISTLAKNGMLPTFRAPYDEADKQDADDGESHEKRNLASIARLRSYSAMKRNIQALARDGGYRGSGRAQYSQQADKRNVAALARNGMIHLHKKDMPGGDEYYFPFYQNPVEPPSDIDANEIYDWQQIVNPDMFPPLSQVYKRGGPMPQSEYENPDENDYAGYGTPSEMDDNWYFKRGSAGLPVLGMYRPTIGDQSTRTKRYILSLPDVIDRNDIHDSEDTENEDKRSVDDDDDVREKFAKRHIGSLARLGLLPSFRFSGGRYSRSGRARLLWPSQELYRKHSPDENFGIRQYIPSAEAEPDTDNADLPPPPVLAHTHPTGRLLHRPLDNDVPNDVSSPLPSPPNSLESFAKNRWQPNTKEIPKFYYFRSLKLPYHNSGKRYLLLPAVDNILLRKNYPNSSLPGRRKNQ; from the exons ATGAGGGAATTTCGTGGGATGAGTACAGCAAGAAATCGCGGTTGCCTATTACTGGTTGCCGCGGTGGTTCTGGCCTTCTCTTCTTACATTGACCAG GTGGTGAGCATGCCCGCTTTGTCAGCTCCAAATCAATGGCCCACATTTCCCAGAAGAAATATAGCCGCTCTAGCTAGAGCAGGTTATTTGAGAGGAAGCTCCGCAGCTACTTTTAAAAGAAGCATTTCGACTTTAGCAAAAAATGGAATGCTTCCCacttttagagcaccgtacgatGAAGCCGACAAACAAGATGCTGACGACGGGGAGTCCCATGAGAAACGAAACTTGGCTTCAATAGCCCGATTGCGGAGCTATTCCGCCATGAAACGGAACATCCAGGCGCTGGCCAGAGATGGTGGTTATCGCGGAAGCGGGAGAGCTCAGTACAGCCAGCAAGCCGATAAGCGTAATGTAGCCGCCTTGGCTCGCAATGGGATGATACACTTGCACAAAAAGGACATGCCTGGTGGCGATGAATATTACTTCCCCTTTTATCAGAACCCTGTAGAGCCACCCTCCGACATCGACGCTAACGAAATATACGACTGGCAACAAATCGTAAATCCGGACATGTTCCCTCCCCTGTCACAAGTTTACAAGCGGGGTGGTCCCATGCCTCAAAGTGAATATGAAAACCCAGATGAGAATGACTACGCTGGGTACGGAACTCCTTCTGAAATGGATGACAATTGGTATTTTAAACGAGGGTCCGCTGGCTTGCCGGTGTTGGGAATGTATAGGCCTACCATAGGAGACCAAAGTACCAGGACTAAAAGGTACATTCTTTCTCTCCCCGATGTCATTGATAGGAATGACATTCATGACTCCGAGGACACAGAAAATGAGGACAAACGATCCGTAG atgatgatgacgatgtgCGTGAAAAATTTGCAAAGCGGCACATTGGGTCACTGGCCCGGTTAGGCTTACTACCGTCATTTAGGTTTTCAGGCGGACGCTATAGTAGGTCTGGCCGCGCTAGGCTGCTATGGCCTAGTCAGGAATTGTACAG GAAGCATTCCCCTGACGAGAATTTCGGAATTAG GCAATATATCCCTAGTGCCGAAGCTGAGCCAGATACAGACAACGCCGACTTACCGCCGCCGCCAGTACTTGCTCACACGCACCCGACCGGCCGCCTCCTCCACCGACCATTAGACAACGATGTGCCCAACGATGTGTCCAGCCCTTTGCCATCGCCCCCTAATTCCTTAGAATCCTTCGCTAAGAACCGGTGGCAACCCAACACCAAGGAAATCCCCAAGTTCTATTACTTTAGGTCGCTCAAACTTCCCTATCACAACTCGGGTAAGCGATACCTGTTGCTGCCAGCCGTCGATAATATTCTCCTGAGGAAGAACTACCCCAACAGCAGTCTGCCGGGTCGACGCAAGAATCAGTAG
- the LOC134672432 gene encoding neuropeptide-like precursor 1 isoform X2 yields the protein MSTARNRGCLLLVAAVVLAFSSYIDQVVSMPALSAPNQWPTFPRRNIAALARAGYLRGSSAATFKRSISTLAKNGMLPTFRAPYDEADKQDADDGESHEKRNLASIARLRSYSAMKRNIQALARDGGYRGSGRAQYSQQADKRNVAALARNGMIHLHKKDMPGGDEYYFPFYQNPVEPPSDIDANEIYDWQQIVNPDMFPPLSQVYKRGGPMPQSEYENPDENDYAGYGTPSEMDDNWYFKRGSAGLPVLGMYRPTIGDQSTRTKRYILSLPDVIDRNDIHDSEDTENEDKRSVGSIPLTRISELGNISLVPKLSQIQTTPTYRRRQYLLTRTRPAASSTDH from the exons ATGAGTACAGCAAGAAATCGCGGTTGCCTATTACTGGTTGCCGCGGTGGTTCTGGCCTTCTCTTCTTACATTGACCAG GTGGTGAGCATGCCCGCTTTGTCAGCTCCAAATCAATGGCCCACATTTCCCAGAAGAAATATAGCCGCTCTAGCTAGAGCAGGTTATTTGAGAGGAAGCTCCGCAGCTACTTTTAAAAGAAGCATTTCGACTTTAGCAAAAAATGGAATGCTTCCCacttttagagcaccgtacgatGAAGCCGACAAACAAGATGCTGACGACGGGGAGTCCCATGAGAAACGAAACTTGGCTTCAATAGCCCGATTGCGGAGCTATTCCGCCATGAAACGGAACATCCAGGCGCTGGCCAGAGATGGTGGTTATCGCGGAAGCGGGAGAGCTCAGTACAGCCAGCAAGCCGATAAGCGTAATGTAGCCGCCTTGGCTCGCAATGGGATGATACACTTGCACAAAAAGGACATGCCTGGTGGCGATGAATATTACTTCCCCTTTTATCAGAACCCTGTAGAGCCACCCTCCGACATCGACGCTAACGAAATATACGACTGGCAACAAATCGTAAATCCGGACATGTTCCCTCCCCTGTCACAAGTTTACAAGCGGGGTGGTCCCATGCCTCAAAGTGAATATGAAAACCCAGATGAGAATGACTACGCTGGGTACGGAACTCCTTCTGAAATGGATGACAATTGGTATTTTAAACGAGGGTCCGCTGGCTTGCCGGTGTTGGGAATGTATAGGCCTACCATAGGAGACCAAAGTACCAGGACTAAAAGGTACATTCTTTCTCTCCCCGATGTCATTGATAGGAATGACATTCATGACTCCGAGGACACAGAAAATGAGGACAAACGATCCGTAG GAAGCATTCCCCTGACGAGAATTTCGGAATTAG GCAATATATCCCTAGTGCCGAAGCTGAGCCAGATACAGACAACGCCGACTTACCGCCGCCGCCAGTACTTGCTCACACGCACCCGACCGGCCGCCTCCTCCACCGACCATTAG
- the LOC134672438 gene encoding uncharacterized protein LOC134672438: MLKIPLFVLVTIVATLNLSLAQSQNDASSGGQHSFFGIPIPHFPFQIPTFQFPPFQFPGIREQEAGGPPADAADSSADHASSEQHEDHQDRFFFNLFRPASTLVSCNYTTQAGARCTSCTTALTCGSANVGRLQACRGFFPYCNLGRCSFFPGELCSNSTG; this comes from the exons ATGTTGAAAATTCCACTATTTGTCCTCGTCACGATTGTG gcGACCCTCAACCTTTCTCTAGCACAGAGTCAAAACGATGCCAGCTCCGGTGGCCAACATAGTTTCTTCGGCATACCTATTCCACATTTCCCATTTCAAATACCCACTTTCCAATTCCCCCCATTCCAATTCCCAGGTATCAGAGAACAAGAAGCCGGGGGCCCACCCGCTGACGCTGCTGATTCTTCTGCAGACCATGCTTCCTCGGAACAACATGAAGACCATCAGGACAGATTTTTCTTCAACCTTTTCCGCCCGGCTTCGACATTAGTGTCTTGTAACTATACCACGCAG GCCGGCGCCCGTTGCACCAGCTGCACCACCGCGTTGACCTGCGGCTCCGCTAACGTCGGCCGTCTTCAGGCATGTCGCGGCTTCTTCCCCTACTGCAACCTCGGCCGGTGCTCTTTCTTCCCTGGAGAACTTTGTTCCAACTCTACTGGTTAA